One genomic segment of Ictalurus punctatus breed USDA103 chromosome 12, Coco_2.0, whole genome shotgun sequence includes these proteins:
- the si:ch211-288g17.3 gene encoding chromosomal protein D1, whose translation MEVEQKDDSSNTLANGSALSGKRGRGRPRGSVKKKIISVKELSHNARASKRVDFFSPELVIRPKVKKRGRPKKIKIPGRPRKIPLTPEEEAERILMLSKKRKLWKPLGRPRIHPLADMPKEKRGRGRPRKYETMASQNGRVDRTLKSIKISEVGGDIPRRRGRPRGSFKKKRGRPAGPSPVKRPLGGTPGKRGRPPGSGTKLQVKQDANGTPRKRGRPPGSGRKLKVISGETNGTPKKRGRPPGSGTKVKVAKLVTDGIPRKRGRPPGSGNKVKGLLQETNGSPRKRGRPPGSGKVKTITVEAEHVITYSDGQQAFSVDAQPRKRGRPKKVETFPAVEAEEGKRKENDAPSAKRPRYLFASTKNSSKPAAEDQKASENDGCHVAKTVGNPVLSAGGAAKPDNIEQVGENELNDASVEEVHESNSRVKSSSSRVAGKSQKKK comes from the coding sequence ATGGAGGTAGAACAGAAGGATGATTCTAGCAACACTCTGGCCAATGGAAGTGCCCTTTCAGGCAAACGTGGCAGGGGCAGACCACGAGGCTcagttaagaaaaaaattatctcTGTGAAAGAATTATCTCACAATGCTAGGGCATCCAAAAGAGTGGATTTCTTTTCACCCGAGCTGGTGATAAGGCCAAAAGTCAAGAAGCGTGGACGTCCGAAAAAGATAAAAATCCCAGGAAGACCAAGAAAGATTCCCCTTACACCAGAGGAAGAAGCAGAGAGAATTTTAATGTTGAGCAAGAAACGGAAACTCTGGAAGCCTCTTGGGAGACCCCGCATCCATCCCCTTGCAGACATGCCGAAGGAGAAAAGGGGAAGAGGTAGACCACGCAAATATGAAACCATGGCTTCACAAAATGGCAGAGTTGACAGGACTCTGAAAAGTATAAAGATCTCTGAAGTTGGTGGAGACATTCCTCGAAGAAGAGGAAGGCCAAGAGGGTCGTTTAAGAAGAAACGGGGACGGCCAGCAGGTCCATCTCCGGTGAAAAGGCCGTTAGGAGGGACTCCAGGAAAAAGGGGGCGACCTCCAGGATCTGGAACCAAGCTACAGGTCAAGCAGGATGCCAATGGAACTCCTCGAAAGAGGGGCAGACCCCCAGGCTCTGGAAGAAAGCTAAAGGTTATTTCAGGTGAAACAAATGGAACTCCTAAAAAGAGAGGACGCCCTCCAGGATCTGGTACGAAGGTAAAGGTCGCAAAGCTCGTGACAGATGGAATTCCCAGAAAGAGGGGACGTCCTCCAGGTTCTGGGAACAAGGTCAAAGGTCTACTACAGGAGACGAATGGAAGCCCTCGGAAGAGAGGCCGACCACCAGGATCAGGAAAAGTCAAGACAATTACCGTGGAGGCTGAACATGTTATCACTTACAGTGATGGACAACAGGCCTTCTCTGTTGATGCCCAGCCTCGTAAGAGGGGCCGTCCTAAAAAGGTTGAAACCTTTCCAGCCGTTGAAGCAGAAGAAGGAAAGCGCAAGGAAAATGACGCACCCTCGGCCAAACGACCCCGTTACTTGTTTGCCTCAACCAAGAATTCAAGCAAGCCAGCCGCTGAAGACCAAAAGGCCAGTGAGAATGATGGTTGCCATGTGGCCAAAACAGTAGGAAATCCTGTTCTGTCTGCTGGAGGTGCTGCAAAACCGGACAATATAGAGCAGGTTGGTGAGAACGAGCTAAACGATGCTTCGGTTGAGGAGGTTCATGAGAGTAACAGTAGAGTTAAGAGTTCATCCTCAAGGGTAGCAGGTAAATCccaaaaaaagaagtaa